From a region of the Helianthus annuus cultivar XRQ/B chromosome 5, HanXRQr2.0-SUNRISE, whole genome shotgun sequence genome:
- the LOC110940704 gene encoding DNA repair protein XRCC3 homolog, translating into MQPENLLLHHTHHHHLSLGCPILDAALGGGIPSNSITELVSESGCGKTQLSLQLLFTAQLPHGLSGSSLYLYSEFPFPYRRFAQLLHSFRSSHPILFANYRDPCDHIFTRDCHTAHHLLDVLLQLESRLKHPKETRLDIKLIVIDSIAALFRSEFENNGADLKKRSALFFKISSVLKMYAKRFGIAVVITNQVVDLVDDSEGVSGVQVGNLEGMWTSGRRVCPALGLSWANCVNSRLFLSRREVIEGVENGLQGDDYGGFVNRRQRRELHVVFAPHLPYSSCEYVIRKEGVFGVDR; encoded by the coding sequence ATGCAACCGGAAAACCTTCTCCTCCACcatacccaccaccatcacctctcTCTCGGATGCCCCATCCTCGACGCCGCCCTCGGCGGCGGCATCCCATCCAACTCCATCACCGAGCTCGTCTCCGAAAGCGGCTGCGGCAAAACCCAACTCTCTCTTCAACTCCTCTTCACCGCCCAGCTTCCCCACGGCCTCAGCGGCTCCTCCCTCTACCTCTACTCCGAGTTCCCCTTCCCCTACCGCCGCTTCGCCCAACTCCTTCACTCTTTTCGGTCCTCCCACCCTATTCTATTTGCCAATTATCGTGACCCTTGTGATCATATATTTACCCGTGACTGTCACACTGCACACCACCTGCTCGACGTATTGCTTCAGTTGGAATCTCGGCTTAAACACCCGAAGGAGACCCGGTTGGATATTAAGTTGATTGTTATTGATTCCATTGCTGCTTTGTTCAGAAGTGAGTTTGAGAATAACGGTGCTGATCTTAAGAAAAGGTCGGCGTTGTTTTTTAAGATATCTTCGGTTTTGAAGATGTATGCTAAGCGGTTTGGGATTGCGGTTGTGATAACGAACCAGGTGGTTGATTTGGTTGATGATAGTGAAGGGGTGAGTGGTGTTCAGGTTGGGAACTTGGAGGGGATGTGGACGTCTGGGAGACGGGTTTGTCCTGCTTTGGGGTTGTCGTGGGCGAACTGTGTTAACTCGAGGTTGTTTTTGTCGAGACGAGAGGTGATAGAAGGGGTTGAAAATGGGTTGCAGGGTGATGATTACGGTGGTTTTGTAAATAGACGACAAAGGAGGGAGCTTCATGTTGTTTTTGCTCCGCATTTGCCCTATTCGTCTTGCGAGTATGTCATAAGAAAGGAAGGTGTTTTCGGAGTTGACAGATAA